Part of the Bacillus cereus group sp. RP43 genome is shown below.
GAATAGACAGCTGTGAAATATCGTAAAGCAAGTTTTGAATTAAAAGGTGAATGGCAAGCATCGGTAAAAAGGGAATGAAAGCACTTGCCACTAACACACTAAATACATTTCCAAAGTTAGAGCTAGCCGTCATTTTAATATATTTTAAAATATTTCCGAACGTAGTGCGTCCTTCTAAAATACCCGCTTCTAATATAGTTAAACTTTTTTCAAGTAGAATAATATCGGAAGACTCTTTTGCGATATCAGTTGCAGTATCAACAGATATTCCAACGTCAGCTTCACGTAGTGCTACAGCATCGTTAATGCCATCTCCCATATACCCTACAGTATGACCATTTCCTTGTAATACTCGTATAATGCGCGATTTTTGCATTGGATTTAGTTTAGCAAATACAGTTGTTTCTTCGGCCAGTTTTGCTAATACTTTATCAGGTAAAGAATCGGTTTCGTAACCAAGGATAGGCTCACCTATATTTAATCCAACTTCTTTGCAAACTTTTCTTGTAACAATTTCGTTATCGCCAGTTAAGATTTTCACTTGTACGCCGTGTTTTTGCAATGCTTGAATTGCAGAAGCAGCAGATGGTTTAGGTGGATCTAAAAAGCCGATATATCCAGTAAGGATCATAGCGGATTCATCTTTTACTGCATAAGCTTTGTGATCAGGTTTGTTATCTTTTTTGTATGCTACAGCGATGACACGCATGCCTTCACTATTTAAAGTTGCGCTAAGATGTTTTACATTTTCTCTCACTTCTTCAGTAAGAGGGACAATTTGCCCATCCACTTCAGTGTAGTTGCAAATTGATAAAATTTCTTCTACGGCACCTTTACAAACCATTGTATGTTCACCTGAAATATCTTTCACGATGACAGACATACGACGCCGAGCGAAATCAAATGGAATCTCATCTAGTTTATGAAAAGCTGATGGATCAAATTTATGGTTTTCCTCTGTATGTTCAATGACAGCTTTATCTATTAAATTTTTCAATCCCGTTTGATAGAAGCTATTTAAATATGCAAAGTGTAATACACGATCACATTTATTACCGTTAGGATCTAAATGACGGACAAGAACAACTTTATCCTCTGTCAATGTCCCAGTTTTATCTGTACAAAGAATGTTCATAGCACCTAAGTTTTGAATAGAATTTAGCTGTTTTACAATAACTTTTTGCTTAGACATTTTCACGGCGCCTTTAGCTAAATTAGCAGTTACAATCATTGGTAACATTTCAGGTGTAAGACCAACTGCAACGGCAATAGCAAAAAAGAAAGCTTCTTGCCAATCTCCTTTTGTGAATCCATTAATGAGAAGGACAATAGGTGCCATAATAAGCATGAATGTGATTAAGAGCCAACTTACTTTGTTTACACCTTTATCAAAGCTTGTTTCTGCACGTTTTCCGATCACTTTTTTTGCTAAAGAGCCGAAATACGTATCCGTACTAGTGGAAATAATAATAGCTTTTGCACTACCGCTAACAATATTTGTACCCATAAAGCAAAGGTTTTCCATATCGAGCGGATTGTAATTTTTTTTCATGTTTTTCGGTAAGGTATGCTTATTTTCTGTATGGTAGCAGTTTTCGTATTTTTCTACAGGAAGTGCTTCCCCGGTTAATGAAGACTGATTAACAAATAAATCTTTAGCCGATAAAATGCGCACATCAGCTGGAACGATGTCACCGGCTGAAAGTGAAATAATATCGCCAGGTACAAGCTCTTCAATTGGAATTTCTATTGTATAATTTCGATTTAAATTCGTTACGTTTTTTGTTTCGTGTACAAATCCATCTATTCTAAAGACGCTCGCGGTTGTTCGAACCATAGCCTTTAACTTATCAGCGGCTTTTTGAGAGCGGAATTCTTGTAAAAAGCGAATCGTTGAACTTAGCAGTACCATTACAGATACGACAATTGTTCCTTTTATGTCATCTGTGAAAAAAGAGAGTGCTCCAAGAGCTAATAAAACAAAAATAAATGGATTTTTAAATGCCAGCAGAAATTGAATGTACCAGGGCAATGTTTTATTATGAGCAATTTCGTTCGGACCATATAAAGAAAGTCTACGAGACACTTCTTGTTTAGAGAGTCCATTTTCTGTTGTTTCTAGAAGTTTTAATGCAGAGTTTACATCTTGTGTTGCAACTTCCACTAATAATTCGTTATTTATTTTCATGCTATCCTGATCGTAAGCATGCTTCGTTTCTTGTCTTTGTAAATTTAACATTGGTAGTTCCTCCTTTTTCATGAAGGAGGAAACAATCTGTTACTCGACTATTTAAAATTGGGAGGAACAGTTTCTTTCCTACCTACATGGTGAAATATTAACGTAAAACATATGGGTATCTGGGCCGAATCATCACTTGCCACTGTTCCTCACCTCCGTACAATTAGTAGTTTCTGAATATGCTATGTTTGTTTCATAGTAAGGTGCATAAAGACATAAAAAGACCTTTACTCAAAAAGAGTAAAGGTCTGAATTCGTAGTCAAAAAGAGTCAACAACAAAGACTGTTATTAAACATAGATAAAAACAGTTTTTGTGTATGACAAAACATACGCACCTCTCCCTCGTTGAGTTTTAGCACTGTATAGCATAGGTACTGAAACCAGCTACGTTAAGAAAGGCCTTCATTCCGACCTTTCCTGTTGACCCATTGGCGTCTCTCGACATTTTTGGGCAGCAGCGTTTCTCTATACAGGAGCCTCACCTAACAGAGACCATATTCAATTACAAGTTGAATGTTAGCACTGTAAAATCGTAGTGTCAATATCTTTTTAATCTGTTTTTTTGAAAAATTAAATAGATTTATAATGGATATATGGAATGGAGTGGTTATGTTGTTTATAGATAATGTGGGAAAATTAATGTTTTGTAAGAAGTGCATGTATAATGGAACCACCAAATTTTATAATAAATATTGAGAATCAGAAGTGTTTGTTTAATGAGCGAAAAGATTTATGTTTTCATGGAGAAATTTATTTAAACGTAGCTGGAACGATTGTTACACAAATGAGCATGGATGAGAGAATCTTAAAAGTATTTTTATGCTTTTTTCCTTAAAGGATTTGTTAAAATTTACAAATGCCAATAGAACCTCTTTCGGGGCTCTATTGGCATTTGTAGATTGATAACGTATATTTTTCATATTTGCACCACAGTAGGAATATTTTCTTTGTTTAATAGTAAGAGCAAGATTATATATTACAAACCATCTAATGGAAAAGGTGATTTCATCTCATTCAGAAATCAACAAGCAAATTAGGCCTTTAATTGTTAGGTAAATCTAATATGTATTTTATTTTCTTACCATTTTTTTCGCCTAGATATACTAATTTCGCAGGTGTATTAAGTGCAACTCCCCAACTTTCCCTCATTTTCATTGTTACAATGCCTTTATGGTTTTGTAACCTTTCCCATGAAATTATTGTTTTCTTCGTACTCTCATTAAACATTCCATTCGTCTTATTAACTCCTTTTAAAGGTGCCAATATATGCAAATCTGTAAAAATTGTTTGTTCCGTTTGCGTGTTATTTGTTGCCTCAATATCAAAAACATAATGAATTTCTTTATTTCCGTTATCATCAATTACTTGTTTCTTCTTGAAAGAATTAATGCTAAATTTAAATATATCTGTATTAAATGATTGACCTAGATTAATATTCTCTGATTTCACAATATAAGATTCATTTAAATTATTTACTACCTGATATCTCCAACATGCTCCTAATATAAAAAATGTACAAATAATCATAAAAACATATCGTTTTTTATTCATATCTTTCTCCCTCTACATCTTTGAAGATAGTGATACTTTACCATTTTCAACTAGGAATATTCTGTCTGCAATTAAATTTAATGTTTCACTATCATGACTCGCAACTAATATAGTTGTACCTTTAGACTTTAAATCTAATAAGATTTTAGTTATATCCCTAATTCCATTTTCATCTAAAGCGTTTGTAGGCTCATCTAAAATTAATAACTTAGGGCTCTCCATAATTGCTTGTGCTATACCCAATCTTTGTTTCATGCCAAGTGAATATTTTTTTACTTTTCTTTTATCTTCTGGATTTAATCCTACGAGCTCCATAGTTTCACTAATTGTTGTATCAGTTATTTTATTTTGAATAGAAGCTAATAGTTTTAAGTTTTTAAATCCTGTATAGTCTGGAATGAATCCTGGATATTCAATGATAATACCTGTATTTTCAGGAAACGGATGATCAATACCAATTATTTTTCTATCTATTAATATTTCACCACTATCTATTTTCATCAATCCTAATAGAGCTCTAAAAAGCATTGTTTTACCGGAACCATTTCTCCCTTTAAAACCGTAAATCTTTCCCTTTTCTAATTCTAAATTAACATCATTTAAAATAATATTGCCTTTTAGCACTTTAGAAACATGCTTAGCTTCAATGTATATCATCAGAATCATCCTTTCTATTAACAAATTCAAATGTTTTCCCTACCCAATAACCACTTATCCATAGAAAAAAAGCGCACAAAAGAAAATAGAATATAGAAAATGTTCATTATTAACGTAAAATAATTTTTTACGGATTAACATACTATCGAATGGATTACATATAACCGGTATAAATATAGTCATAGTAATAATCACAATAATTACCACATATGAAATAACACTTTTTAATTTAGTAGCTACAATTAAATAAAC
Proteins encoded:
- the mgtA gene encoding magnesium-translocating P-type ATPase gives rise to the protein MLNLQRQETKHAYDQDSMKINNELLVEVATQDVNSALKLLETTENGLSKQEVSRRLSLYGPNEIAHNKTLPWYIQFLLAFKNPFIFVLLALGALSFFTDDIKGTIVVSVMVLLSSTIRFLQEFRSQKAADKLKAMVRTTASVFRIDGFVHETKNVTNLNRNYTIEIPIEELVPGDIISLSAGDIVPADVRILSAKDLFVNQSSLTGEALPVEKYENCYHTENKHTLPKNMKKNYNPLDMENLCFMGTNIVSGSAKAIIISTSTDTYFGSLAKKVIGKRAETSFDKGVNKVSWLLITFMLIMAPIVLLINGFTKGDWQEAFFFAIAVAVGLTPEMLPMIVTANLAKGAVKMSKQKVIVKQLNSIQNLGAMNILCTDKTGTLTEDKVVLVRHLDPNGNKCDRVLHFAYLNSFYQTGLKNLIDKAVIEHTEENHKFDPSAFHKLDEIPFDFARRRMSVIVKDISGEHTMVCKGAVEEILSICNYTEVDGQIVPLTEEVRENVKHLSATLNSEGMRVIAVAYKKDNKPDHKAYAVKDESAMILTGYIGFLDPPKPSAASAIQALQKHGVQVKILTGDNEIVTRKVCKEVGLNIGEPILGYETDSLPDKVLAKLAEETTVFAKLNPMQKSRIIRVLQGNGHTVGYMGDGINDAVALREADVGISVDTATDIAKESSDIILLEKSLTILEAGILEGRTTFGNILKYIKMTASSNFGNVFSVLVASAFIPFLPMLAIHLLIQNLLYDISQLSIPWDKMDKEFLEKPRKWDTANLRNFIICIGPISSIFDIITYVIMWNVFGANTPSEQSLFQSGWFVVGLLTQTLIVHMIRTQKIPFIQSTASAPVLLLTACIMAIGIYIPFSPLGAAVGLQALPLSYFPWLVGILLGYTFLTQFLKKVYIKKFHSWL
- a CDS encoding ATP-binding cassette domain-containing protein; the encoded protein is MIYIEAKHVSKVLKGNIILNDVNLELEKGKIYGFKGRNGSGKTMLFRALLGLMKIDSGEILIDRKIIGIDHPFPENTGIIIEYPGFIPDYTGFKNLKLLASIQNKITDTTISETMELVGLNPEDKRKVKKYSLGMKQRLGIAQAIMESPKLLILDEPTNALDENGIRDITKILLDLKSKGTTILVASHDSETLNLIADRIFLVENGKVSLSSKM